From a single Acidimicrobiales bacterium genomic region:
- a CDS encoding GNAT family N-acetyltransferase produces the protein MIEIAEATEVTPELVAAFERLIPQLSTSNPPPSAEALAEIVGSPATVLLLARDTEREGAAAILGSMTLALFRIPTGLRAWIEDVVVDGDARGRGVGEALNRRALDLAAERGATSVDLTSRASREAANRLYQRIGFERRDTNVYRYQR, from the coding sequence ATGATCGAGATCGCCGAAGCAACCGAGGTCACGCCGGAGCTCGTTGCCGCGTTCGAGCGGCTCATCCCGCAGCTCTCGACCTCGAACCCTCCGCCCAGCGCGGAAGCGCTCGCGGAGATCGTCGGCTCGCCGGCCACGGTCCTGTTGCTCGCGCGGGACACCGAGCGCGAAGGGGCGGCCGCGATCCTCGGGTCGATGACCCTCGCCCTGTTCCGGATCCCGACCGGTCTGCGGGCGTGGATCGAAGACGTCGTGGTCGACGGTGACGCACGCGGGCGCGGTGTCGGCGAAGCCCTCAACCGCCGGGCGCTCGACCTTGCCGCCGAGCGCGGCGCCACGTCCGTCGACCTCACGAGCCGAGCCAGTCGCGAGGCGGCCAACCGGCTCTACCAGCGCATCGGGTTCGAGCGCCGAGACACCAACGTGTACCGCTACCAGCGCTGA
- a CDS encoding PAC2 family protein yields the protein MEHVRWSARPTLRQPTLVAAFAGWNDAGDASTSAVRYLADQWDAEPVAEIDAEEFFDFTETRPCVELVDGITRQITWPSTTVNVATAPGRADGPDQDVVLLLGTEPQLRWRTFCRQITDIAFALGVEEVMVLGALLAEVPHSRPVPITGSASDPATVLRHGLRRSRYQGPTGIVGVLHDACNREGLATVSLWATVPSYVPGTASPRAALALVERATAVLDTDVDTTLLAMGADRYLHELDQLVAADDDSAAYVRGLEERVDGGAADAELTAEDHVGGPADHPAGEGHHPPFTDADAQRVADEVERFLRERPDEPG from the coding sequence ATGGAGCACGTGCGGTGGTCGGCCCGGCCAACCCTCCGCCAGCCCACGCTGGTCGCGGCGTTCGCCGGTTGGAACGATGCGGGTGACGCCAGCACCTCCGCGGTCCGCTACCTGGCCGACCAGTGGGACGCGGAGCCGGTCGCGGAGATCGACGCCGAGGAGTTCTTCGACTTCACCGAGACCAGGCCGTGCGTCGAACTGGTCGACGGCATCACGCGCCAGATCACGTGGCCGTCGACCACGGTCAACGTCGCCACCGCACCGGGCCGGGCCGACGGCCCGGATCAGGATGTCGTGCTGTTGCTCGGCACCGAGCCCCAGCTGCGGTGGCGCACGTTCTGCCGGCAGATCACCGACATCGCGTTCGCGCTCGGCGTCGAAGAGGTGATGGTGCTCGGGGCGCTGCTCGCCGAAGTTCCGCACTCGCGCCCCGTACCGATCACGGGGTCCGCGAGCGACCCTGCGACGGTGCTGCGCCACGGCCTGCGGCGCTCGCGCTACCAGGGTCCGACCGGCATCGTCGGCGTGCTGCACGACGCTTGCAACCGTGAAGGTCTCGCCACCGTGTCGCTGTGGGCCACCGTGCCCAGCTACGTGCCCGGCACGGCCTCTCCGCGAGCCGCACTGGCGCTCGTCGAGCGGGCCACCGCGGTGCTCGACACCGATGTCGACACCACCCTGCTCGCGATGGGCGCCGACCGCTACCTCCACGAGCTCGACCAGCTGGTCGCAGCCGACGACGACTCCGCGGCGTACGTCCGCGGTCTCGAGGAGCGCGTCGACGGTGGCGCGGCCGATGCCGAGCTCACCGCCGAAGATCACGTCGGCGGGCCGGCCGACCACCCGGCCGGCGAGGGCCACCACCCGCCGTTCACCGACGCCGACGCCCAACGGGTTGCCGACGAGGTGGAGCGGTTCTTGCGCGAGCGCCCCGACGAGCCCGGATGA
- a CDS encoding acyl-CoA thioesterase II, giving the protein MTQAAVDGLIALLDLEAIEVNIFRANSPDETRQRVFGGQVAGQALVAAARTVDATHRVHSLHAYFLRPGDPTVPLLYEVDRIRDGRSFTTRRVIAIQRGKAIFNLSASFHVAEPGLDHQVEMPDTPAPESLPDFAERWSPHADSLGEWYHRPRPIDTRHADWSPGDRARPLPPHQRVWLRADGRLPNDPVLHTCVLTYASDMTLLDTSLLPHGGSYHEDHLMMASLDHAMWFHRPFRADEWLLYAQDTPSASGARGLARGLVFTRDGSLVASVVQEGLIRPV; this is encoded by the coding sequence ATGACCCAAGCGGCGGTGGACGGCCTGATCGCACTGCTCGACCTCGAGGCGATCGAGGTCAACATCTTCCGTGCCAACAGCCCCGACGAGACCCGCCAACGCGTCTTCGGTGGCCAAGTCGCGGGCCAGGCGTTGGTGGCGGCGGCGCGCACGGTCGACGCCACTCACCGGGTGCACTCCCTGCACGCGTACTTCCTCCGGCCCGGTGATCCCACGGTGCCCCTGCTGTACGAGGTCGACCGCATCCGTGACGGGCGGTCCTTCACCACCCGGCGGGTGATCGCGATCCAACGCGGCAAGGCCATCTTCAACTTGTCGGCCAGTTTCCACGTGGCTGAACCCGGCCTCGACCATCAAGTCGAGATGCCCGACACGCCGGCGCCGGAGTCGCTCCCCGACTTCGCCGAGCGTTGGTCCCCGCATGCCGACTCGCTCGGCGAGTGGTACCACCGGCCCCGCCCGATCGACACCCGCCACGCGGACTGGAGCCCGGGCGACCGGGCACGCCCCCTCCCGCCGCACCAGCGAGTGTGGTTGCGCGCCGACGGCCGGCTGCCCAACGACCCGGTGCTGCACACCTGCGTCCTCACCTACGCATCAGACATGACGTTGCTCGACACCAGCTTGTTGCCCCACGGCGGCAGCTACCACGAAGACCACCTGATGATGGCCAGCCTCGATCACGCCATGTGGTTCCACCGGCCGTTCCGCGCCGACGAGTGGCTGCTGTACGCGCAGGACACGCCATCGGCTTCCGGCGCCCGCGGCCTCGCCCGCGGCCTGGTGTTCACCCGCGACGGATCGCTCGTGGCGTCCGTGGTGCAGGAAGGGCTGATCCGGCCGGTGTGA
- a CDS encoding antitoxin — MGFLDKVKSKISGHEEQVGKGLDKAGEVIDQKTGGQHTDQIDTAVDKAKDALGVPEDGDQAQA, encoded by the coding sequence ATGGGATTCCTCGACAAGGTGAAGAGCAAGATCTCCGGCCACGAAGAGCAGGTCGGCAAAGGTCTCGACAAAGCTGGCGAAGTGATCGACCAGAAGACCGGCGGCCAGCACACCGACCAGATCGACACTGCGGTCGACAAGGCCAAGGATGCGCTCGGCGTCCCCGAGGACGGCGACCAGGCCCAAGCCTGA
- a CDS encoding [protein-PII] uridylyltransferase has product MPHGPDGPERLATARFRDARAQFLADRSLTGRGWAAAMSGLVDGWLGELFAHATKEQRQGSEALALLAVGGYGRGELCPGSDVDVLLVHRGRRDVAEVAERLWYPAWDGGLPLGHAVRSLDETLDLASRDLDTATGLLTPRLIAGDALLATETADAALARWRKRGRQRVAELAQRVEDRQARSGEVAYLLEPDLKDGRGGQRDVHSLVWAELARPLHAEGDVARLDAAYDVLLEVRVELQRLTGRRGNVLALQYQDALAAALGDADADALMRRVSAAARAITWTADEAWDRARSWREGPGGSSGRERSLGPGVVLSDGVVHLETAADPAGDAGLALRAAAAAAARGTRIDRASLARLAESAAPPPEPWPDDVRESWIALLGAGRPAVAVIEALDQAGVWERFLPQWPRVRNRPQRNAYHRFTVDRHLIETAVDAAPLTDSVARPDLLLAGALLHDLGKGDPGDHVVAGVELARDAASRMGFDAADTEVLATLVRLHLLLPDTATRRDPSDPATAERVAAEVGSELVLDLLHALCIADSQATGPAAWSPWKAELIAELVARTRQVLTGGPPPVPPVQFPSPEQAALLAAGVVSIDASDDLLTVVAPDRPGLLARVAGTLALHGLDVLSANAVSTGERMALEEFKVGPAGVGSRDVGGEWTQRWPSVLDDLHRAIAGQLAVDARVKERARLYPPQPRVLGGPAPSVVIDNEASRGSTVVEVSAPDSVGLLYRLTRALAELDLDVHTAKVQTLGAQVVDAFYVVDAVGAKIDDPRYLAEIERAVMAVADPGG; this is encoded by the coding sequence GTGCCTCACGGACCCGACGGGCCGGAGCGGTTGGCGACGGCCAGGTTCCGGGACGCGCGGGCCCAGTTCCTCGCGGACCGTTCGCTCACCGGGCGCGGCTGGGCCGCGGCGATGTCGGGGTTGGTCGACGGCTGGCTCGGGGAGCTGTTCGCGCACGCGACGAAGGAGCAACGCCAGGGCAGCGAGGCCCTGGCGTTGCTGGCGGTCGGCGGCTACGGGCGCGGCGAGCTGTGTCCTGGCAGTGATGTCGACGTCCTGCTCGTCCATCGTGGCCGCCGCGATGTCGCGGAGGTCGCCGAGCGGCTCTGGTATCCCGCGTGGGATGGCGGGTTGCCACTCGGTCACGCCGTCCGGTCGCTCGACGAGACGTTGGACTTGGCCAGCCGCGATCTCGACACCGCCACCGGCCTGCTGACGCCTCGCCTGATCGCCGGCGACGCCCTCCTGGCCACCGAGACGGCCGACGCAGCGCTCGCTCGGTGGCGCAAGCGCGGCCGCCAACGGGTGGCGGAGCTCGCTCAACGGGTCGAAGACCGCCAAGCGCGCTCGGGCGAGGTCGCGTACCTCCTCGAGCCAGATCTGAAGGATGGTCGTGGGGGGCAGCGCGACGTGCACTCGCTGGTGTGGGCGGAGCTGGCGCGACCCTTGCACGCCGAAGGCGACGTCGCGCGGCTCGACGCGGCATACGACGTGTTGCTCGAAGTGCGCGTCGAGCTCCAACGACTGACCGGCCGGCGGGGCAACGTGCTGGCGCTCCAGTATCAGGACGCGCTTGCCGCCGCGCTCGGCGACGCCGACGCCGACGCGCTGATGCGCCGGGTTTCGGCAGCGGCTCGCGCCATCACGTGGACCGCCGACGAGGCCTGGGACCGGGCGCGCTCCTGGCGCGAGGGGCCCGGTGGCTCCAGCGGTCGAGAGCGCTCCCTCGGTCCCGGGGTGGTGCTGTCCGATGGCGTGGTGCACTTGGAAACGGCGGCCGACCCGGCCGGTGACGCCGGTCTGGCGCTTCGCGCCGCGGCGGCGGCCGCAGCACGCGGTACACGGATCGACCGCGCCTCGCTGGCCCGTCTCGCCGAGAGCGCCGCACCGCCGCCCGAGCCATGGCCCGACGACGTGCGTGAGTCGTGGATCGCGCTGCTCGGCGCCGGTCGCCCCGCCGTCGCGGTCATCGAGGCGCTGGACCAAGCCGGCGTGTGGGAGCGCTTCTTGCCGCAGTGGCCGCGTGTCCGCAATCGGCCACAACGCAACGCGTACCACCGCTTCACGGTCGATCGGCACCTCATCGAGACGGCGGTCGACGCCGCGCCGCTGACCGACTCGGTGGCGCGGCCTGATCTGCTGCTGGCCGGCGCCCTCTTGCACGACTTGGGCAAGGGCGACCCGGGCGACCACGTCGTGGCGGGCGTCGAGCTTGCACGGGACGCCGCGTCCCGAATGGGTTTCGACGCTGCCGACACCGAGGTCCTGGCGACGCTGGTGCGGCTGCACCTGCTGTTGCCGGACACCGCCACCCGGCGCGATCCGTCGGATCCGGCCACGGCCGAGCGGGTGGCGGCCGAAGTCGGTTCTGAGCTGGTGCTCGACTTGCTCCACGCGCTGTGCATCGCGGACTCGCAGGCCACCGGCCCGGCCGCGTGGAGCCCGTGGAAGGCCGAACTGATCGCGGAGCTCGTGGCCCGCACGCGCCAAGTGCTCACTGGCGGGCCGCCGCCGGTGCCACCGGTGCAGTTCCCCTCCCCTGAGCAGGCCGCGCTCCTCGCGGCCGGTGTGGTCTCGATCGACGCGTCGGACGACCTCCTCACGGTGGTCGCGCCGGACCGACCTGGTCTGCTCGCGCGCGTGGCCGGCACCCTGGCGCTGCACGGGCTCGACGTCCTCTCGGCGAACGCGGTGAGCACCGGGGAGCGGATGGCGCTCGAGGAGTTCAAGGTCGGACCGGCCGGTGTGGGATCGCGCGATGTGGGCGGCGAGTGGACGCAGCGGTGGCCGAGCGTGCTCGACGACCTCCATCGGGCGATCGCCGGCCAGCTCGCCGTGGACGCCCGAGTGAAGGAACGGGCCCGGTTGTACCCACCGCAACCCCGGGTGCTCGGTGGGCCGGCGCCGAGCGTGGTGATCGACAACGAGGCGTCGCGGGGCTCGACGGTGGTGGAGGTGTCCGCGCCGGACTCGGTGGGGCTGCTGTACCGCCTCACCCGGGCGCTCGCCGAGCTCGACCTCGACGTCCACACCGCCAAAGTGCAGACGTTGGGCGCGCAGGTGGTCGACGCCTTCTATGTGGTCGACGCCGTGGGGGCGAAGATCGACGACCCGCGCTACCTCGCGGAGATCGAGCGGGCGGTCATGGCCGTCGCCGATCCGGGCGGGTAG
- a CDS encoding ammonium transporter, with amino-acid sequence MDFGVLGVVGAAPSLNSGDTAWMLTSTALVLFMTPGLALFYGGMVRARHVLAMLMQNIFAMGVIAIVWVLVGFSLAFSKAGDGGWLGNLSLFGFHHVGQAPAAGMTIPFVLFAAYQMTFAVITPALITGATADRFKFSAYVVFIALWSVLVYSPLAHWVFGGGWLAARGALDFAGGAVVHINAGAAALAVILVLGRRKGWPNQAMPPHSLPLTMLGTGILWFGWFGFNAGSALGANGVAASAAMNTFIAASAAMVSWVLVERIREGKPTTLGACSGIVAGLVAITPCAGFVDTWAALVIGLIAGVVCVLALGLKSKFGFDDSLDVIGVHLVGGIVGSILLGLFADTTINAAAGRKGWFVGGGAGLFGEQVLAAATALVFSFVVSYVIAKVLDLTMGIRVTEEQEDAGLDLSLHAETAYQLGELAR; translated from the coding sequence ATGGACTTCGGCGTACTGGGAGTGGTGGGAGCGGCACCCTCACTCAACTCGGGTGACACCGCGTGGATGCTGACCTCCACCGCGCTGGTGTTGTTCATGACGCCAGGGCTAGCGCTGTTCTACGGGGGGATGGTTCGGGCGCGCCACGTCCTGGCCATGTTGATGCAGAACATCTTCGCGATGGGCGTGATCGCCATCGTGTGGGTCTTGGTGGGGTTCTCCTTGGCGTTCTCCAAGGCCGGTGACGGCGGTTGGTTGGGGAACCTGTCGCTGTTCGGGTTCCACCACGTCGGGCAGGCGCCTGCCGCGGGGATGACGATCCCGTTCGTGCTGTTCGCGGCGTACCAGATGACGTTCGCCGTGATCACGCCGGCGCTGATCACCGGTGCCACGGCGGATCGCTTCAAGTTCTCGGCCTACGTCGTGTTCATCGCGCTGTGGTCCGTGCTGGTGTACTCGCCGCTCGCCCACTGGGTGTTCGGCGGCGGCTGGCTGGCCGCCCGGGGTGCGCTCGACTTCGCCGGTGGTGCCGTGGTGCACATCAACGCCGGCGCGGCCGCCTTGGCGGTGATCCTCGTGCTGGGGCGCCGTAAGGGGTGGCCCAACCAGGCCATGCCGCCGCACTCGCTGCCGCTGACGATGTTGGGCACGGGCATCTTGTGGTTCGGCTGGTTCGGTTTCAACGCCGGCTCGGCGCTCGGCGCCAACGGCGTCGCTGCCTCTGCGGCCATGAACACGTTCATCGCGGCGTCGGCGGCGATGGTGTCGTGGGTGCTCGTCGAGCGGATCAGGGAGGGCAAACCCACGACTTTGGGTGCTTGCTCCGGCATCGTTGCAGGGTTGGTCGCCATCACGCCGTGTGCGGGCTTCGTCGACACCTGGGCCGCCTTGGTCATCGGTTTGATCGCCGGCGTGGTCTGCGTGCTGGCGCTCGGCCTGAAGAGCAAGTTCGGCTTCGACGACTCGCTCGACGTCATCGGTGTCCACCTGGTGGGCGGGATCGTGGGCTCGATCCTGCTCGGGTTGTTCGCCGACACCACCATCAACGCGGCAGCCGGCCGCAAGGGTTGGTTCGTCGGTGGGGGCGCCGGCCTGTTCGGCGAGCAGGTCCTCGCCGCGGCCACGGCGCTCGTCTTCAGCTTCGTGGTGAGCTACGTGATCGCCAAGGTGCTCGACCTGACGATGGGGATCCGCGTGACCGAGGAACAAGAGGATGCAGGTCTTGACCTGAGCCTCCACGCCGAGACCGCATATCAGCTCGGGGAGCTGGCCCGGTGA
- a CDS encoding FAD-dependent oxidoreductase, whose protein sequence is MASRLVVIGGDAAGMSAATNARRGNPNLEIVVLEQSEWVSYSACGIPYLAGGAVPGLDDLVVRSPDEFRAKHHIDVRTSHRARAIDLDQRRIEIRAVARERTFWLSFDQLLIATGATPFRPDDVPGIDADWVYGVQTLDDAQRLLGGLASAPPRDVVVIGGGYIGLEMAEAFIERGARVTLIDRADHVMGTLDPELADRVHDALTAKGVTVRLGEELRALEPASGGGESGGGNVVTDRGAVPADLVVLGMGVRPNTDLAREAGVPLSARGAIAVDRRQRTGSDGVWAAGDCAAVHHRVSQQPTHVALGTVANKTGRVAGINLGGGYATFKGVLGTAITKVCEVGIGRTGLTSREAEEAGFESVVGAADTTVQAGYMRAPGFAHVRLVCEQGTGRLLGGQIVGTQGVAKHIDTVATALWTDLTCHDLIDLDLSYAPPFSSVWDPVQQAARVALRAL, encoded by the coding sequence ATGGCATCGCGTCTGGTCGTGATCGGTGGGGATGCGGCCGGCATGTCCGCGGCCACCAATGCTCGCCGCGGCAACCCGAATCTGGAGATCGTCGTCCTCGAGCAGTCGGAGTGGGTCAGCTACTCCGCGTGTGGCATCCCGTACCTCGCCGGTGGCGCAGTGCCTGGGCTCGATGATCTCGTGGTCCGCTCCCCCGACGAGTTCCGGGCCAAGCACCACATCGACGTGCGGACCTCTCATCGGGCCCGCGCCATCGACCTCGATCAGCGTCGGATCGAGATCCGGGCGGTGGCGAGGGAGCGCACGTTCTGGCTGTCGTTCGATCAGCTCCTGATCGCCACGGGTGCGACGCCCTTCCGGCCAGATGACGTGCCGGGGATCGACGCGGACTGGGTGTACGGCGTGCAGACCCTCGACGACGCGCAGCGCCTGCTTGGCGGGCTCGCGTCGGCTCCACCCCGCGACGTGGTGGTGATCGGCGGGGGCTACATCGGCCTCGAGATGGCGGAGGCGTTCATCGAGCGCGGCGCGCGGGTGACGTTGATCGACCGCGCCGACCACGTGATGGGCACGCTCGACCCCGAGCTCGCCGACCGGGTCCACGACGCGCTCACCGCCAAGGGTGTCACCGTGCGCCTGGGCGAGGAGTTGCGGGCCCTGGAGCCGGCATCCGGCGGCGGGGAGTCGGGCGGCGGCAACGTGGTCACCGACCGGGGCGCCGTGCCCGCCGACCTGGTGGTGCTCGGCATGGGCGTCCGTCCCAACACCGATCTGGCCCGCGAGGCAGGAGTGCCGCTCAGCGCCCGCGGTGCCATCGCCGTCGACCGTCGCCAACGCACGGGAAGCGACGGGGTGTGGGCGGCGGGTGACTGTGCGGCCGTGCACCACCGGGTCTCCCAACAACCCACGCACGTGGCCCTCGGCACGGTGGCCAACAAGACCGGCCGCGTCGCGGGCATCAACCTCGGCGGTGGCTACGCCACGTTCAAGGGGGTGCTCGGAACCGCCATCACGAAGGTGTGTGAGGTCGGCATCGGCCGCACGGGCCTCACCTCTCGGGAAGCGGAGGAGGCGGGGTTCGAGTCCGTCGTCGGCGCCGCCGACACCACCGTGCAGGCCGGCTACATGCGAGCGCCGGGCTTCGCCCATGTGCGCCTCGTGTGTGAGCAGGGCACCGGTCGGCTGCTCGGCGGCCAGATCGTCGGGACCCAAGGCGTGGCCAAGCACATCGACACGGTCGCCACGGCGTTGTGGACCGACCTGACGTGTCACGACTTGATCGACCTCGACCTGTCGTATGCACCGCCGTTCTCGTCGGTGTGGGACCCGGTTCAGCAGGCTGCACGAGTCGCGTTGCGCGCCCTCTGA
- a CDS encoding CBS domain-containing protein: MRVSGLLDVKGTQVFTVSPDAVVADVASLLTEHGIGAAVVSATGSDIRGVVSERDIVTALARRGAEVLDDHVTTVMTRDIVTCRLETTVEQLMTKMTERRVRHVPVIEEGMLVGIVSIGDAVRDRISDLESETRVLHDYIAHGR, encoded by the coding sequence ATGCGAGTGAGCGGATTGCTCGACGTGAAGGGCACCCAGGTGTTCACCGTGTCGCCCGACGCGGTGGTGGCCGACGTCGCCTCCCTGCTGACCGAACACGGCATCGGCGCCGCGGTCGTGTCCGCAACAGGATCGGACATCCGAGGGGTGGTGTCCGAGCGCGACATCGTCACCGCGCTGGCCCGGCGCGGCGCCGAGGTGCTCGATGATCACGTGACCACGGTGATGACCCGCGACATCGTCACGTGCCGGCTCGAGACCACGGTCGAGCAACTGATGACCAAGATGACGGAACGCCGGGTGCGCCATGTCCCCGTCATCGAGGAAGGCATGTTGGTCGGCATCGTCAGCATCGGCGACGCGGTCCGTGACCGCATCAGCGACCTCGAGAGCGAGACCCGGGTCCTGCACGACTACATCGCCCACGGCCGCTGA
- a CDS encoding NUDIX hydrolase N-terminal domain-containing protein — protein MAEEPSASSPDRGEGPISEADLIRWSEALSGIARTGLGFTENLYERERFEEVLAVAADIRAKSGHGYDRDATVDEWLRTVGKGVPGYVTPKVAIGAVVGNDLGEILLIKRADSGVWLYPTGWADVGYSASEVAVKEVREETGIEIEVRRLIGVLDGIRLGFTRTPLYSLIFHCQAIGGELRAHPLECADVGWFSPDDLPEPLAGVQLWGERAFAVLRGEAVEPVFDLPRTQPWRDGDPHPGVT, from the coding sequence ATGGCCGAGGAACCGAGCGCGTCGTCGCCTGACCGGGGAGAGGGTCCGATCTCCGAGGCCGATCTGATCCGGTGGTCCGAAGCGCTGTCGGGGATCGCCCGCACGGGCCTCGGCTTCACCGAGAACCTCTACGAGCGGGAGCGGTTCGAGGAGGTGCTGGCCGTCGCGGCCGACATCCGCGCCAAGTCGGGTCACGGCTACGACCGTGACGCCACCGTCGACGAGTGGCTCCGGACGGTCGGCAAGGGCGTGCCGGGCTACGTCACCCCGAAAGTCGCGATCGGCGCGGTGGTCGGCAACGACCTCGGCGAGATCCTGCTCATCAAGCGAGCCGACTCGGGTGTGTGGCTGTACCCGACCGGTTGGGCCGACGTCGGTTACTCGGCTTCCGAAGTGGCCGTCAAGGAAGTGCGTGAGGAGACCGGCATCGAGATCGAGGTGCGCCGCCTGATCGGCGTGCTCGACGGGATCCGGCTGGGCTTCACGCGGACGCCGTTGTACTCGTTGATCTTCCACTGCCAGGCCATCGGCGGGGAGCTGCGGGCGCATCCGCTGGAGTGCGCCGATGTCGGTTGGTTCTCGCCCGACGACCTCCCCGAACCGCTCGCCGGCGTGCAGCTCTGGGGCGAGCGCGCGTTCGCGGTGCTGCGCGGCGAAGCGGTCGAGCCGGTGTTCGACCTGCCGCGCACACAGCCGTGGCGCGACGGGGATCCACACCCAGGGGTCACGTAG
- a CDS encoding P-II family nitrogen regulator, translating into MKLVSAIVKPHKLDDVKDALKGLGLQGLTVSEVRGYGRQAGHTEVYRGAEYTIDLVPKVRIEVVLDEADVARVVDAVVEAARTGSIGDGKVWVTNVEQVVRIRTGERDLEAL; encoded by the coding sequence ATGAAGTTGGTGTCCGCCATCGTCAAGCCACACAAGCTCGACGACGTGAAAGATGCGCTGAAGGGCCTTGGCCTCCAGGGCCTCACCGTGAGCGAGGTGCGCGGCTACGGCCGACAAGCCGGCCACACCGAGGTGTACCGAGGTGCCGAGTACACCATCGATCTGGTCCCGAAAGTGCGGATCGAGGTGGTCCTCGACGAGGCCGATGTCGCTCGGGTCGTCGACGCCGTCGTCGAAGCGGCTCGCACGGGGTCCATCGGCGACGGCAAGGTGTGGGTGACCAACGTCGAGCAGGTGGTGCGGATCCGTACGGGTGAGCGAGATCTCGAAGCACTCTGA
- a CDS encoding GtrA family protein, whose protein sequence is MDSLRPGALMELARSHAGQKLIRYGLVSAVGVVITQLTLTVLYKFFGVDAAVSNIAAVSVSSVPCYLLSKRWVWGRDGRSHLLKEVAPFWGFAFAGLVLSTVFVHWVKQHSDSLVWINGSSLAGFGVLWVIRFLVLDRLIWGAHHHTPVDEEIEDELAAESRLGGDDESGAVAPSAMSPNRTSIT, encoded by the coding sequence GTGGACTCGCTGCGCCCCGGGGCGCTCATGGAGCTCGCGCGGTCGCATGCGGGCCAGAAGCTGATCCGGTACGGCCTCGTGTCGGCCGTCGGTGTGGTGATCACGCAGCTCACCTTGACCGTGCTGTACAAGTTCTTCGGCGTCGACGCGGCGGTGTCGAACATCGCTGCGGTGTCGGTCTCGTCCGTCCCGTGCTACCTGCTCAGCAAGCGTTGGGTGTGGGGCCGTGACGGGCGCAGCCACCTCCTCAAGGAAGTGGCGCCATTTTGGGGCTTCGCGTTTGCCGGCTTGGTGCTGTCGACCGTGTTCGTGCACTGGGTCAAGCAGCACTCGGACTCGCTGGTGTGGATCAACGGATCGAGCCTGGCGGGCTTCGGCGTGCTGTGGGTGATCCGCTTCCTCGTGCTCGACCGGCTGATCTGGGGGGCACACCACCACACCCCGGTCGACGAGGAGATCGAGGACGAGCTGGCGGCCGAGAGCCGCCTCGGCGGAGATGACGAGTCTGGAGCCGTGGCGCCGAGCGCCATGTCTCCCAACCGCACCTCGATCACCTGA
- a CDS encoding prenyltransferase/squalene oxidase repeat-containing protein, with translation MSEPLAIPEVTGVLSADELCRTADAIAEWQLPNGMIPWVPGGHADVWNHVEAAMALAVAGNRGAAERAYGWLVGIQRPDGAWHQYYLADRIEQDKLDANCVAYVAAGVWHHWLLYGDRGFVEELWPVVERAIDFVLELQQPGGEILWARHADGTPWSFALLTGSSSMCHSLRCAIAIAELLGRDRPDWELSAARLAHVVAAHTRGDAPDAFAPKHRWAMDWYYPVLGGVLVGEEALAHLDDRWKTFVMPDRGVRCVSDRPWVTVAETCECALALLAAGDAARATELFEWAQQYREPSGRYWTGTVYPDEVHFPGGEQSTYTAAAVILAADGLSGATKGSALFTDADRVLPDLVLDTADPVPDID, from the coding sequence GTGTCTGAGCCTCTGGCCATCCCCGAAGTGACGGGCGTGTTGAGCGCCGACGAGCTGTGCCGCACGGCCGACGCCATCGCCGAGTGGCAGCTCCCCAACGGCATGATCCCGTGGGTGCCTGGCGGCCACGCCGACGTGTGGAACCACGTCGAAGCGGCGATGGCTCTGGCCGTGGCCGGCAACCGTGGTGCCGCAGAGCGGGCCTACGGGTGGCTGGTCGGCATCCAGCGCCCCGACGGCGCCTGGCACCAGTACTACCTGGCCGACCGGATCGAGCAGGACAAGCTCGACGCCAACTGCGTGGCGTACGTGGCGGCCGGCGTGTGGCACCACTGGCTGTTGTACGGCGACCGGGGCTTCGTCGAGGAGCTCTGGCCGGTGGTCGAGCGGGCCATCGACTTCGTGCTCGAGCTCCAGCAACCCGGCGGCGAGATCCTCTGGGCCCGCCACGCCGACGGCACGCCGTGGTCGTTCGCGCTGCTGACCGGTTCGTCGAGCATGTGCCACAGCCTCCGGTGCGCGATCGCCATCGCCGAGCTGCTCGGGCGCGACCGCCCCGACTGGGAGCTGTCCGCCGCACGCCTGGCCCACGTGGTGGCTGCGCACACGCGGGGCGACGCGCCCGACGCCTTCGCCCCGAAGCACCGCTGGGCCATGGACTGGTACTACCCGGTGCTGGGCGGGGTGCTGGTGGGTGAAGAGGCCCTCGCCCACCTCGACGACCGCTGGAAGACGTTCGTGATGCCCGACCGCGGCGTGCGGTGCGTGTCCGACCGGCCCTGGGTCACCGTGGCCGAGACCTGCGAGTGTGCGCTGGCGTTGCTCGCGGCCGGCGACGCGGCTCGGGCGACCGAGCTGTTCGAGTGGGCCCAGCAGTACCGCGAGCCGTCGGGCCGCTACTGGACCGGCACCGTCTATCCCGACGAAGTCCACTTCCCCGGCGGCGAACAGTCGACGTACACCGCCGCAGCGGTCATCTTGGCCGCCGACGGGCTGTCGGGCGCCACGAAGGGCTCGGCGCTGTTCACCGACGCCGATCGCGTGCTGCCAGATCTCGTGCTCGACACGGCCGACCCGGTACCCGACATCGACTGA